GCTGTTTCCACACCTCTGCCAACTTTTTGCTCAGCTCCCCGAACACTGCAAACAGTAAAGTCTTTCTTTAGGTTTTGTATAGCATATGTACCACAATCATTAATAGTTACAATGTAATTATAAAAAAGGGATAACTCTGCCCACCTAGTCCCGGCTGCTCTGCATTGATGTTGACCCTGTACTCTTTACAGAACACCTGGTATGCTGTTGTGTTCTTCTTCTTGggctgagagagaaaggagaagcaggagatgagcagtatatatataaagcatttcactacacccgcaataacatctgctaaatctgtgtatgtgaccaatcaaatttgatatttactgtacatatatatactgtacaaaaTGCAGTAAACACTGTCTAAAAGCCTAAACTACCAATCTGTTTTGGTTCTTACCTTATCTTTCTCCTTCTCGTgcttttccctctccctctcctccttctttttcttcttctccatcATTGCTACTTCATTACTTTGATGATGGTGAGTAAGGATGGGAGTAGGGATCGTGGCCCCCATGGCATACATTCCACCAGCTGCAGAGTGATTGGCTGAGCCATGGGTATGCGTGTGGCCTCTCGATGGGTCCCCTGGAGAAAGCATACAAGGAGCACATATTAGAATGCATAATAAAAGTAACTGTTGAAGTAACCAATGTTAAACATCTTTCTGCAATAGGACTAAGGCAGACTAGAGGCAGCGTTCCAAAAGCTTCTAATCACCTCCTGATCCTTTGCTGTGCTTCTTCTCTCTCCCGCCTTTGTCTTTCTCCctgtccttctctttctcctttttcttcttgCTTTTCTtgctcttcttctttttctttgaCAGATGCTTGTACGAGTCGTCTATCACCAGCTCTCCTGCCTCCAGTTCACCCCCTGAGGAGGAGCTGTCTCCCCCCATACCCCCACCGTAGTGCCctgacacacaagagagagaggacatagggTTCATGCAGGAATCAACACAAATACAGGAAAAGTTGTTAAGTGCACATACAAATGTGTTTCTAATAATGTCTCTCATAGCGATAAATCTAGCCAAAGGCCCTATTACCCTCCACCTCCACTTCTTTCCCCACAACAGGCAGTGGATCTCGGCTCTGCTGCATCTTCTTGGGGACTTTAGAGAGCTGCTTCCggtctctgtccttctcctttTTTATTCCCCCTTttgaggatgaggaggagtgaggagggaAGGGAAAGCCCTCTCCTTCGGCCTTCTCCTTAGGTGAGACCATGAGCTTCATCCTCAGCCCATCCGGCTCACGTATGTTCAGGAGATCTCCTTtaggggtaccggtaccaccaTGGAACAGAGACGACGACTTGGAGGAGTGCTTtttggaagaggaggatgaggacataGGGCGGGAATGAGAGGAGTGGCTGCTTTTGCTTCCTCCAGTGCTCCCATCACGTTTGCGGTCTTTGGAGGagtgggaggaagagaaggaggggtaGGAGGGCTTCTTGTGCAGGTGTGGGCTCGGGTCTGAGCCGGTGGCCATAGGGGAGGTGATGGCCTGTAGGAGCCCCATGGCTGTGTCTGTGGGATGGGAGGAAGACGAggaggacagggaaggggagtGGTCTGATGACTTTCGCTTCTTCTTGTGGGGAGGTGGGCCCGAGCCTTGCTGGTCTGGTAAAGAACATAGTGAAGGGAGAGTGAGAACATAATGAATCGGTTCAGCATAAAATTCACGCAAATAATTCAATATTTTTTATTGACAGAGCAGAATTCCTTCCTCCTTTACCTCTGTAATAGTAGTCTTCACTGtgctttttcttcttcttgtgGGAGTCCCCTCCCAATAAGAACATTTCTGAGTCCTAAATGAAAAAGTCAGGATTTGACTACATTTACAACCAACAGAAACTACATGGCACTACCTTTTGAAACCAGTGTTCTGCTGTTACCTTGGGCCGTTTCTTGGAGGACTTGCGGACCTGTGCagcaatctcctcctcctctctgagcaGGTCCTTGTAtgatctcctcttctctctctgactgcGACCAGCCACAAGGCCCACTTCCCCTTCCATCCCTAcctctgagaaagagagagttgtaATGCACACTGGGAACTTCAGGCATTGCATGACAATtggaatgatgatgatgacttTTAATAACTCAATTATTGACAGATTTCTTCAAAATAACATAAGAGGCACAAGAGGAAAGAACCGGCACAAATTACCAACTACTCCCTTCTTTTTGATCTCCTCAAAAGccatctctcttttctcctcaacAGGGTTGCTCGTCTCGCTGTGTCACTAACAATAGCAAGATATTAGAACACAGTCATAAGGATATGGAGGAAACATCAGCCACTGACTCAGCCAATATAACACAGACATGCAACTTGTGACTTGGAGCAGTTTTACTGCAAAATACAGGATATTTACATTTCACTGTGAATGGAAGGTTGTCAAAAATAAGAGACAGACAACAATAAATAAGTATTTTTACACCAAATTGATCAAACTGAGTAAGCCTCTTCAAAAAGCAAGAACTGCCTTGTTACAACTCGCCACCACATATGGGTGATGAGAGAAGACATTCAATTTCTGTAATTGCTGTCTCTCCTTAAACTTTGGATAACCGTCTACACTGATAAATGGCATGCTTGCGCCTATAGTAATAATAGATACATTACAAAACTGAAGTGTGTTTAGGCAATTGAAGGATAAATTCCCGCCTACTTTCGaaaaaatacacaaacacacccccttTCATTAGCTGAGAGTCCCTAACTCCCAACATTCGCAACCTCTTCTAACTCGTATTGCTGATTATGTGCTGGGTTATCCGGAAGGCACTGCAATAGCAGTCCGTGGCTTCTGGTGCAGCTAGGCCTATGTCAATCTAAACGGACAAATAAATAAATTTTCATGCATTTGGTTCATACATTCTGTTTTAGCATGCTCAGGTGAGAATATGTGAATTTTACTGTCGCAAAGAGAGAAGAAATGTACAATTATATGTAATTTTACTACCTCTCCGGATTCACCAATTTACGCGGTTCCAGTCGCCATCTTTGATATCAGTCTACAACGATGCGCTTCGGCAGGGGGAGGGACTTGACTGGGATGTAGCGAATCAGAACAATGAAATCGTGTAAGTTATTGTAGTGCACAATGTCAATTGGCTGGAAATATACATTGCGTCTATTAATTTCAAGATATTGTAACCAATTTCAAGATATTGTAACCAAATTCATTTACTAATTCTATGAATGGATAATGATAACTGCATTAACTGACAATGCATGTTGATGTTACACCGTCTTTTTCTTATAAAGCAGAGGCAACAAATATTTCCAAACATTTTATTAATCCATTAACTCAGATTGTTACAACCATTTACAACAATGACCATGATTCATTTTTACAGTAAACATTCATGTACAACACATGCAAGGCAACAGAAAAAAAGGCAGGTACACAAAGATGTTGAGAGGAAGACCAACACAACAGTCAAGGGTAATGAGTTCataaagattttttttatttactttatCACAGTAGTATTCCCATTACCCCGCCGTAAACAGAAGAATGTATCCACAAAGAGAGTCCCCTCTACCTATCCCCCAAATCCTGCTTCTGTAGACTGAGTGACGTGAAACTGGCCAGCAAGTCGGTTACCTCATCAACCTGAAACAGAAGAGAAGCCATAATTGTCACCTATGAAGGCTAATTCATTCTTGTAACAAGTAATAAGAATGATACCAGTTGGTTGTGTTGCCATTTTGTTCAATGCCaaaaaacaggtgtgtgtgtgagagagagtgagttaaaCACAAATGTGTCTTACCTGTTCTTTGGTGCGTGTGTGCTGCAGCTGTGTTGAGATatgatccagtctctctctggcctcacTCTGTCCCATCACATTCAGGTACTCCCTCAGCATCTGAATGATCTACAGAGCCATGGAGAGAGAATTTCAGACTGCACAAATAAATGTTGGTATACTAATGTTTACATAGTGCTGTTGTAATAACCCCTTATTACCTGTGTGACCTCCCCTCTAAGAGTTTCTATACTCCTCGAGTCTCCTTCCTGCAGGATGTTGAGTTTGGAGCGTGCTAGGTGCAGGGGGGTCCTTCCTGCTCGGTCTAGGGCATCCACACGCGCTCCTGAACAGAAACACAACATTAACAAGTTATCATTAGcaggtgtacagtatgtatgtccaTGTGTCTTCATACAGTATGGCTTCTCACCTCCTCTCAGCAATGTGGTGATTACAGGCACGTGGTTGGTACAGGCCGCTGCAGAGACAGGTGCAGAAGTGGAAAGATTGtggaaaatatacatttttcagATATGGAAAAGTTAAATCAAAATAAATTGTTCATCTTTTACTTTTCTGCCATTGGGACCTAAAGTAGCAATGTTGTACAGCCCAGAACTAAATGCTATACTTTCAGTGCCATGTGTTGTTCTTACCCAGATGGAGAGGGGTGTTCCCAAGGCCATCCCGCTGGTTAGGGTCAGCGCCGTAGCTCAGAAGAAGTTGCACTGGAAGGAAGGGGATAAGTTAATCATTTGTTCACAGTAATGCTGCTGTGATTATTATCAGTTCATAACAATGTCATTACTGTTGAGTAATGAATCATGAGCCCCTTGCACTTCTCACTTTGACTTACCAATGCTCTCATTGCCATTACAGGAGGAGAAGTGGAGGGCTGTTCTTCCTTTGTCATCTGCTGCACAAGGGTCTATGTCTTCTAGAAGAAGCCTGCGCACTGGATAAAAAAAGAGACAGAAACGTTAAACACCTGAAAGGGATAACATATATTACTTAGTCTTGTTGAGTCTCGCAATAGTTGATGTTCCAATAGTTCTCTTCAGTGTCTACCTGTATCAATGTCGTTGCCATTGGCAGCCTCTCGAAACCTCTTCACGGCTAGAGAGAATGAACAAACAAGCCAAAGGTTAGGTAATCAGGTAGAATGCTAAACTCTGTGCTTTGAGTGTTGACATGCCTATCACCGTCTGATGTATTAGGCTAGTATAATGCATACTGATGATACTTTTGTCAAAGTTCAGGAGCCATAGGCAGATGCCTTGCATGACATCCCGCCCCTCCGCAACATTCACACAGCTTTACACTGTTCACACCTCATGATTGGATGTGGAATTCACGGCTCTCTCCATCAACACCATTTTTTTTCTACAATTTTGAATGTGTGGAATTTCTGTACCATAAATATCTTTTCCAATGGGCCCCACATTTCGCCGTGCTCTCCCTTGTCGCCTCGCTCTACACCCTGTCACCTTCCCGGGTTTGCTGCTCGCCACACCCGCCCCTGATCCAACTCGACTGGGTTCCCATAGCAAGTGGAGGTACCGAAGTTCTTGTTCAGCGGTCTGTCCCGTACGACTCAATCTCACGGTGCCCTCTCCAAAGCCAGTTATCCCAAATCCCTCAGCAGcacctccatccatcctctcatcATTTATCTTTAGTTCACCCTCTTTCTCCTCCGCTTCTTTTGGTTCAGACCCCACTGTGCATTCACCCTCGGAGCTTGAACGTTCATCGTCAGAAGCTGTTGCAACAATTGGACTCCACCCGTCCATGTTCACCGACTCATGTGGAATATTTATTTTGGCGTTTCTCTCTTCAAAATGATCCTCGTTCGCAAGCCAGTACTAGGAGCTACGAAAAGAGGCATTTATGTTGATGAACTGACTTGCAACTTTGAATACGTCGTTTATTTACTCCGTTGGCATCGCTGGCTCTAGAACATCAATACAGAATCTATTCTACGCATATTTACCATTGTGGCTCATATGTTCATGCTTTGAATTCAAGATGCGTCCCTGTTACAAGAACCAAAATGTCTCCTGTTTCATTATTTAAATTCTCACGAGAACGAGCAGTAAAAGGCGCTCCTATTGTAAAGAGGAACGTTGACAAGGACTATTACCAATCAGAGTCTACGTTGTTCGTTCTCTCGAAACAAAGCACCCACCCCCGTGCAAAAGAAGCCAATGAGCAAGCAGAACGTGTGCTGCAGTATTCAATTTCAGGTTAGTTCTACGTGAGCTCTTTGGGaccataaccttaacctttaccttaaccattatgcgttaacctttaccttaaccactggggcgtcccaaggatcccggatcgCAAAGAACAttgcatttattttatacaatttGATATTATGAATAAAATCATGGATGATTTTACACTCAAGAAATCTTGAAAAGCAGATATGATTTAAAGTGAAGAAATTCAAGATATATTATTTGCCCATAACCCTGTAAGCtgtataatacaaaaaaaatggaAACATCTGAGTTTTATGTTCTCTCTCTTTAATGTCCTATATCTGTTGCAACATAAAATAAAGTAAGCAGATAAATAACAGTAGTAGGCCTACACAAatagtataaaaaataaataatgcatAATTCATAGATGACCATGTAATGAAAACCCAACATCACCCATACTGTTTGTACACACATTCAAATCTAAATCTAAAACATTCCACAATTTAGTGTAATATATAAATATGATTTAAGGAATAAAATGGGATAAGCTGTCAACTCTCAGAGGAATCAGGATGGTTGTTCAATCAAAAATATTTGGAATATActgtcaaagtttggacacacctactcattgaagtgtttttctttattttactattttctacattgcagaataatgcattccggtgactacctcatgaagctggttgggaggatgccaagagtgtgcaaagctgtcatcaaggcaaagggtggctactttgaagaatctcaaatgtaaaatatatttagatttgtttaacacttttttgattattacatgattccatatgtgttatttcatagttttgatgtcttcactattattctacaatttagaaaacagtaaaaataaagaatgagtaggtgtg
Above is a window of Salmo salar chromosome ssa03, Ssal_v3.1, whole genome shotgun sequence DNA encoding:
- the LOC106601319 gene encoding HMG box-containing protein 4 — encoded protein: MAFEEIKKKGVVEVGMEGEVGLVAGRSQREKRRSYKDLLREEEEIAAQVRKSSKKRPKDSEMFLLGGDSHKKKKKHSEDYYYRDQQGSGPPPHKKKRKSSDHSPSLSSSSSSHPTDTAMGLLQAITSPMATGSDPSPHLHKKPSYPSFSSSHSSKDRKRDGSTGGSKSSHSSHSRPMSSSSSSKKHSSKSSSLFHGGTGTPKGDLLNIREPDGLRMKLMVSPKEKAEGEGFPFPPHSSSSSKGGIKKEKDRDRKQLSKVPKKMQQSRDPLPVVGKEVEVEGHYGGGMGGDSSSSGGELEAGELVIDDSYKHLSKKKKKSKKSKKKKEKEKDREKDKGGREKKHSKGSGGDPSRGHTHTHGSANHSAAGGMYAMGATIPTPILTHHHQSNEVAMMEKKKKKEEREREKHEKEKDKPKKKNTTAYQVFCKEYRVNINAEQPGLVFGELSKKLAEVWKQLPEKDKLVWKQKAQYLQHKQNKAEATTVKRKSSTDGVKSKGSMKGMGLGAGLVSPNRASVGVSLSPARVPDVDPIDAAAHLQLLGESLSLIGHRLQETEGMVAVSGSLSVLLDSILCALGPLTCLTAQIPQLNGCPRQVLSNTLDNIAYIMPGL
- the LOC106601323 gene encoding ankyrin repeat domain-containing protein 54, with protein sequence MDGWSPIVATASDDERSSSEGECTVGSEPKEAEEKEGELKINDERMDGGAAEGFGITGFGEGTVRLSRTGQTAEQELRYLHLLWEPSRVGSGAGVASSKPGKVTGCRARRQGRARRNVGPIGKDIYAVKRFREAANGNDIDTVRRLLLEDIDPCAADDKGRTALHFSSCNGNESIVQLLLSYGADPNQRDGLGNTPLHLAACTNHVPVITTLLRGGARVDALDRAGRTPLHLARSKLNILQEGDSRSIETLRGEVTQIIQMLREYLNVMGQSEARERLDHISTQLQHTRTKEQVDEVTDLLASFTSLSLQKQDLGDR